One part of the Thermoanaerobacterium sp. CMT5567-10 genome encodes these proteins:
- a CDS encoding YicC/YloC family endoribonuclease, giving the protein MIKSMTGYGRGEISENGFHVCVEIKTLNHRFLDVSLRLPKPLSALEEKLRLRIADSIKRGRVEINVSLETYGKSLDVLELNSDLLNQYLAILNTIKDKFALSGDIKVSDILSLSGVIEIKNVDIDVDNLWVTLDKALSIGIKNLIDMRVSEGIKLKDDIMNRLDILSNIIDKIEERGPIVVKEYKKKLEARIRELTGNDFDQNRFLTEVAVMADRTSIAEEITRFRSHISQFRDSLDSDMPIGKKLDFLTQEMNREANTIGSKSVDLDIVNGVIELKDQIEKIREQVQNIE; this is encoded by the coding sequence ATGATAAAGAGTATGACAGGTTACGGTAGAGGTGAAATAAGCGAAAATGGCTTTCATGTATGTGTTGAGATTAAGACATTAAATCACAGATTTTTAGATGTGTCATTAAGACTCCCAAAGCCATTAAGCGCTTTAGAAGAAAAGCTGAGATTAAGGATTGCTGACAGCATAAAAAGAGGAAGAGTAGAGATAAACGTTTCATTGGAGACATACGGAAAAAGTTTGGATGTTCTTGAATTGAATAGTGATCTTTTAAATCAATACTTGGCTATATTAAATACTATTAAAGATAAGTTTGCATTGTCAGGTGATATAAAAGTAAGTGATATTTTATCACTTTCTGGTGTTATAGAAATAAAAAATGTAGATATTGATGTTGATAATCTTTGGGTGACATTAGACAAGGCATTGTCTATTGGAATAAAAAATTTAATTGACATGAGGGTTTCTGAAGGTATAAAATTAAAAGACGATATAATGAATAGGCTTGATATATTAAGCAATATAATTGATAAAATAGAGGAGAGAGGACCAATTGTTGTTAAAGAATACAAGAAAAAATTAGAAGCACGTATAAGAGAATTGACTGGCAATGATTTTGATCAAAATAGATTTTTAACAGAAGTGGCTGTAATGGCTGACAGGACAAGTATCGCAGAAGAGATAACAAGATTTAGAAGTCATATCAGTCAATTTAGGGACTCCCTAGATAGTGATATGCCTATAGGGAAAAAGTTAGATTTTTTGACTCAAGAGATGAATAGAGAAGCAAATACAATTGGTTCAAAATCAGTAGATCTTGATATTGTCAATGGGGTGATAGAGTTAAAAGATCAGATAGAGAAGATAAGGGAGCAAGTGCAAAACATAGAGTAG
- the remA gene encoding extracellular matrix/biofilm regulator RemA: MAIKLINIGFGNIISANRLVAIVSPESAPIKRIIQEARDRGMLIDATYGRRTRAVIITDSDHIILSAVQPETVANRLNSKDIIDEDIEDDDSED, from the coding sequence ATGGCAATCAAACTTATAAACATTGGATTTGGCAATATTATTTCGGCAAATAGATTAGTAGCTATTGTTAGTCCTGAGTCTGCTCCTATTAAAAGAATAATTCAAGAGGCAAGGGACAGGGGAATGCTTATAGATGCTACATATGGCAGGAGAACGAGAGCAGTTATAATAACTGATAGCGATCATATTATCTTGTCTGCTGTTCAGCCTGAGACTGTTGCAAATAGGCTTAATTCAAAAGATATTATTGATGAGGATATTGAAGATGACGATTCTGAAGATTAA
- the gmk gene encoding guanylate kinase — protein MYNKGLLVVVSGPSGAGKGTVCKALLKKDNNLKLSISMTTRKPRNGEVDGENYFFTTVEKFKTLIENNMLLEWAKVYDNYYGTPKEFVQKNIEEGHDVILEIDIQGALKVKDKFPEGVFIFILPPSMEELKNRIKKRGTETEEEILKRFKSAYEEINFVSRYNYVVINDDVDLAVDKILAIIKAEKCRVDRNKGLYLEIKER, from the coding sequence TTGTACAATAAAGGTTTGTTGGTTGTTGTATCCGGCCCATCTGGGGCTGGCAAAGGAACAGTGTGTAAAGCACTTTTAAAGAAAGATAACAATTTAAAATTAAGTATATCGATGACTACGAGAAAGCCACGCAATGGTGAAGTCGACGGAGAAAATTATTTTTTCACTACTGTTGAAAAGTTTAAAACGCTTATTGAAAATAATATGCTTTTAGAATGGGCAAAAGTTTACGATAATTACTATGGAACTCCAAAAGAATTTGTACAGAAAAACATAGAGGAGGGTCATGATGTAATTCTTGAGATTGACATTCAAGGAGCATTAAAGGTTAAAGATAAATTTCCAGAGGGTGTGTTCATTTTTATTTTACCGCCGTCAATGGAAGAATTGAAAAACAGGATTAAAAAAAGAGGTACCGAAACAGAGGAAGAGATATTGAAGAGATTTAAAAGTGCATATGAAGAAATTAATTTTGTATCAAGATATAATTACGTAGTTATAAATGATGATGTGGATTTAGCTGTTGACAAAATTCTTGCAATTATAAAGGCTGAAAAATGCAGAGTTGATAGAAATAAAGGGTTATATCTTGAAATAAAGGAGAGATGA
- the rpoZ gene encoding DNA-directed RNA polymerase subunit omega, with translation MILYPSIVDLMNKIDSKYTLCALVSKRARQIISGEPSLIKSDSKKPVTIATEEINEGLITFERQKFGIK, from the coding sequence ATGATTTTATATCCATCAATAGTTGATTTAATGAACAAAATAGACAGCAAGTATACTTTATGTGCATTGGTGTCGAAACGAGCAAGGCAGATTATAAGTGGAGAACCAAGTTTGATAAAGTCTGACTCAAAAAAGCCCGTTACAATAGCTACAGAAGAAATTAACGAAGGACTTATAACATTTGAAAGACAAAAATTTGGCATAAAGTAG
- the coaBC gene encoding bifunctional phosphopantothenoylcysteine decarboxylase/phosphopantothenate--cysteine ligase CoaBC translates to MNGSKNVVVGVTGGIAAYKSADLVSRLIKKNINVDVIMTESATKFISPLTFESLSHNKVVVDMFESPKFWEIEHIALAEKADVFAVVPATANVIGKIANGIADDMLTTTVMATKGKVILAPAMNTNMYNNAIFKQNLKKLMSLGYIIVEPDNGRLACGTYGKGKLADIGIIEDTILKYLLLDKNDYDGKTVLVTAGPTVEPIDPVRYITNRSSGKMGFEIAKAVKSRGGRAILVTGPTNLEDPIDIETIHVNTACEMYDAVMKLKDNIDIFIGAAAVADYRPERYELNKIKKSDDNIELKLIRNPDILYELGKNKGNIILVGFAAETENLIESAKKKINKKNLDLIVANDVSMEGAGFSGDTNIVNIIDKDLNIKEYPLMSKTDVAHTILDEIKKYFNL, encoded by the coding sequence ATGAACGGTTCAAAAAATGTTGTTGTTGGAGTTACTGGCGGGATAGCAGCTTATAAATCAGCAGATCTTGTTTCAAGACTCATTAAAAAAAATATAAATGTTGATGTTATTATGACTGAATCCGCTACAAAGTTTATATCTCCATTGACATTTGAATCTCTGTCTCATAACAAAGTTGTGGTTGATATGTTCGAAAGCCCAAAGTTTTGGGAGATAGAGCATATTGCTTTGGCAGAAAAAGCAGATGTATTTGCTGTAGTGCCTGCTACAGCAAATGTTATAGGGAAAATAGCAAATGGCATTGCAGATGACATGCTTACAACAACTGTGATGGCTACTAAAGGTAAAGTTATTTTAGCACCTGCCATGAATACAAATATGTACAACAATGCAATATTTAAACAGAATCTTAAAAAACTTATGTCATTAGGATATATAATAGTAGAACCAGATAACGGAAGGCTTGCTTGTGGGACATACGGAAAGGGTAAACTGGCGGATATAGGAATTATAGAAGATACAATACTAAAATATTTACTATTAGATAAAAATGATTATGATGGAAAAACTGTTTTAGTGACTGCAGGACCTACCGTTGAGCCAATTGACCCTGTGAGATATATTACAAACCGTTCATCCGGTAAAATGGGCTTTGAAATTGCAAAAGCTGTAAAGTCTCGTGGTGGAAGGGCTATTTTAGTTACTGGTCCTACAAATCTGGAGGATCCTATCGATATAGAAACGATACATGTTAACACTGCATGTGAGATGTATGATGCTGTTATGAAATTAAAAGATAATATTGATATTTTCATCGGTGCAGCAGCAGTTGCCGATTATCGTCCAGAAAGATATGAGCTTAACAAAATAAAAAAGAGTGATGACAATATAGAATTAAAGTTAATTAGAAACCCTGATATATTGTACGAATTAGGAAAGAATAAAGGCAATATAATTTTAGTTGGCTTTGCTGCTGAAACAGAGAATTTAATAGAAAGTGCTAAAAAAAAAATTAATAAGAAAAATTTAGATTTAATTGTAGCTAATGATGTCTCAATGGAAGGTGCTGGATTTTCAGGGGATACTAATATAGTTAATATAATAGATAAAGACCTGAATATAAAAGAATATCCATTAATGAGTAAGACTGATGTAGCACATACAATACTTGATGAAATAAAAAAATATTTTAATTTATAG
- the priA gene encoding primosomal protein N' produces the protein MFVNVVLNEFSRNIDRILTYRVPDDINNLKIGMRVLVPVNKSFVEGYVINLLEKTDLPIEKIKPIMRVLDDITVFDEKLLNLAIWMRDYYRCNLSESLQCIVPSGIKNGIKKVKKVTLNNGYLDDVSITSRQLEILNYLKDNGTVLLSDLVKDLNVSYSTVNSLVRRGIIYVYYDEVNRLKMPDYKRTDKLVPTKEQEYVINEVKHSIGKNVFEKYLLFGVTGSGKTEVYLQLIEKCIEEGKESIVLVPEISLTPQTIERFISRFGNLVAVLHSGLSDGERFDEWRKIKNGDVKVVVGVRNAIFAPFSNIGLIIIDEEHENTYKQSDFKPRYNVKEVAEKRCEIEKAVLLLGSATPQIESYYKALRNEYKLLKLKERIGLELPEVEVVNMSRELADGNNSIFSRKLYKEIRENLMNGEQTILFLNRRGYSSFVMCRDCGYVPECPNCDISLTFHANEGKLRCHYCGYNINTVYVCPKCGSKRVRYLGIGTERVEKEIKKLFPRSRVLRMDVDTTKTKGAHEKIFNEFKNGHADILIGTQMISKGFDIPNVTLVGVVLADVTLNIPDFRSGEKTFQLLTQVAGRAGRGSKPGRVIIQTYEEDNYSIVSAKNQDYESFYNEEIRYREIYMYPPFTHLLNIVISGPIKNDVVNCAASVYNLVYKTINKSEKKSYNKVLGPSSAPIERIKNNYRWQIIIKSSDRGILQNVCDVLNTLKLHRGIKISFDLDPLNLI, from the coding sequence ATGTTTGTCAATGTTGTTTTAAATGAATTTTCACGAAATATAGATAGAATACTTACATATCGAGTACCTGATGACATTAATAATTTAAAAATAGGCATGAGAGTCTTGGTTCCTGTCAACAAAAGTTTTGTTGAGGGATATGTAATAAATTTATTGGAAAAGACCGACTTACCAATTGAGAAAATAAAGCCAATAATGCGTGTTTTAGACGATATTACTGTGTTTGATGAAAAATTATTAAATTTAGCTATTTGGATGAGAGACTATTATAGATGTAATTTATCTGAAAGTTTACAATGTATTGTGCCTTCAGGAATAAAAAACGGCATAAAGAAAGTAAAAAAGGTGACGCTTAATAATGGATACCTAGATGATGTTTCAATTACATCAAGGCAATTAGAAATATTAAATTATCTTAAAGACAATGGCACAGTTTTATTATCGGATTTAGTTAAAGATTTAAATGTCAGTTATTCAACGGTAAATAGTTTAGTCAGAAGAGGAATTATCTATGTATATTACGACGAAGTAAATAGACTTAAAATGCCAGATTATAAAAGGACAGATAAACTTGTTCCTACAAAAGAGCAGGAATATGTAATTAATGAAGTAAAACATTCAATAGGTAAAAATGTTTTTGAAAAATATCTTTTGTTTGGTGTTACCGGCAGTGGTAAAACTGAAGTTTATCTTCAACTCATAGAAAAATGCATTGAGGAAGGGAAAGAATCAATTGTATTAGTACCTGAAATATCTTTAACACCTCAGACAATAGAAAGGTTTATATCGAGATTTGGCAATTTAGTTGCTGTTCTTCACAGTGGACTATCGGATGGTGAGCGGTTCGATGAATGGAGAAAAATAAAAAATGGTGATGTTAAGGTTGTCGTCGGTGTAAGAAATGCCATATTTGCTCCATTTTCAAACATAGGATTAATCATTATAGATGAAGAGCATGAGAACACCTACAAACAATCTGATTTTAAACCTAGATACAATGTAAAAGAAGTTGCAGAAAAAAGGTGTGAAATAGAAAAAGCAGTTTTACTTCTTGGTTCTGCTACTCCTCAGATAGAGTCGTATTATAAAGCTTTAAGGAATGAATATAAATTATTAAAATTAAAAGAAAGAATTGGACTTGAATTGCCAGAAGTTGAAGTCGTAAATATGAGCCGTGAATTAGCCGATGGGAATAATTCAATATTTAGCAGAAAACTGTATAAAGAGATAAGAGAAAACTTAATGAATGGTGAACAGACAATATTATTTTTAAATAGAAGGGGTTATTCTTCTTTTGTTATGTGTCGAGATTGCGGTTACGTTCCTGAATGTCCTAATTGCGACATATCGCTTACATTTCATGCTAATGAAGGAAAGCTGAGATGTCATTATTGTGGGTACAATATTAATACAGTTTACGTATGTCCTAAATGTGGTAGCAAAAGAGTTAGATATTTAGGTATTGGTACAGAACGGGTAGAAAAAGAAATAAAAAAATTATTTCCTAGAAGCAGAGTTTTAAGAATGGATGTAGATACTACGAAAACAAAAGGAGCCCATGAAAAAATTTTCAATGAGTTCAAAAATGGACATGCAGATATTTTAATAGGTACTCAAATGATATCGAAAGGCTTTGATATTCCTAATGTAACATTGGTTGGAGTAGTCTTAGCTGATGTAACGCTAAATATACCAGATTTTAGATCGGGTGAAAAAACTTTTCAGCTTTTAACTCAGGTAGCAGGAAGAGCTGGGCGAGGAAGTAAACCTGGAAGAGTAATTATTCAAACATATGAAGAAGATAATTACAGTATTGTATCAGCAAAAAATCAAGATTATGAATCATTTTATAACGAGGAAATTCGGTATAGAGAAATTTACATGTATCCACCTTTTACACATTTGCTAAATATTGTAATTTCAGGTCCTATAAAAAATGATGTGGTAAATTGTGCAGCGTCAGTGTATAATTTAGTTTATAAAACTATTAACAAAAGTGAAAAAAAGAGCTATAATAAAGTGTTAGGTCCGTCGTCTGCTCCTATAGAAAGAATAAAGAATAACTATAGGTGGCAGATTATTATAAAATCCAGCGATAGAGGTATTTTGCAGAATGTTTGCGATGTTTTAAATACTCTTAAGTTGCATAGAGGCATTAAAATATCGTTTGATTTGGACCCGCTAAATTTAATTTAA
- the def gene encoding peptide deformylase gives MALRYIRKIGDPVLYKKAKYVEKIDDHILMILDDMAETMYSADGVGLAANQIGILRKLVVIDIGDGLIELINPEIILEEGEQIGQEGCLSVPNVTAEVKRPKKIKVKYQDRNGDIKEIEGEDFLARALSHEIDHLNGVLFIDKAIRIINEDEEEKLEAE, from the coding sequence ATGGCATTGAGGTATATTAGAAAAATAGGAGATCCTGTATTATATAAGAAGGCAAAATATGTTGAAAAGATTGATGATCATATATTAATGATTTTAGATGATATGGCAGAAACTATGTATAGTGCAGATGGTGTTGGACTTGCTGCGAACCAAATCGGAATTTTAAGAAAGCTGGTTGTCATAGATATAGGCGATGGCCTCATTGAATTGATAAATCCAGAAATAATTCTAGAAGAAGGGGAGCAGATAGGACAAGAAGGTTGCTTAAGTGTACCAAATGTAACTGCGGAAGTTAAAAGACCTAAGAAAATCAAGGTTAAGTATCAAGACAGAAATGGAGATATAAAGGAAATAGAAGGAGAAGACTTTTTAGCTAGAGCATTATCACATGAAATAGATCATCTGAACGGAGTATTATTTATTGACAAAGCGATAAGGATTATAAATGAAGATGAAGAAGAAAAACTGGAGGCTGAGTGA
- the fmt gene encoding methionyl-tRNA formyltransferase, protein MNIVFMGTPEFAVPSLEKLIEFGHNVMLVITQPDKPRGRGKKISYSPVKECAIKNNIDVFQPPKLKNNKEVFDKLRKLNPDLIVVAAYGKILPEEILQIPRYGCINVHASLLPKYRGAAPINWAVINGEKETGITIMYMEKGLDTGDILLQKSIPILEEDNSETVHDKLAVLGGNALIEAINKMVDGALKPVKQDDSKATYAPILEKSIGLIDWQKSAVEIKNLVRGLRPWPVAYTYYKGNMLKIWAAEVYSYEGKEKPGTIITTGSALIVKCGKDALKILEIQSEGKRRMTVEEFLRGHTIEKGEQLEGI, encoded by the coding sequence TTGAACATTGTGTTTATGGGAACACCTGAATTTGCTGTTCCATCTCTTGAAAAGCTGATTGAGTTCGGCCATAATGTAATGCTGGTTATAACTCAACCTGACAAGCCAAGAGGTAGAGGCAAAAAAATATCTTATTCTCCTGTAAAAGAGTGTGCTATAAAAAACAATATAGACGTATTCCAGCCGCCAAAACTTAAAAATAATAAAGAAGTATTTGATAAGTTAAGGAAGCTGAATCCGGATTTGATTGTTGTGGCTGCGTATGGTAAAATTCTGCCTGAAGAGATATTGCAAATACCAAGGTATGGTTGTATTAATGTACATGCATCTTTGCTCCCAAAGTATAGAGGTGCAGCACCAATAAATTGGGCGGTTATAAATGGCGAAAAGGAAACAGGAATAACAATCATGTATATGGAAAAAGGATTGGATACCGGCGATATTTTATTGCAAAAGTCTATCCCTATATTGGAAGAAGATAATTCTGAAACTGTTCATGACAAATTAGCTGTTCTTGGTGGAAATGCTTTGATTGAAGCGATTAATAAAATGGTAGATGGTGCATTAAAGCCTGTAAAGCAAGATGATAGCAAGGCAACATATGCTCCAATATTGGAAAAATCTATAGGACTTATTGATTGGCAAAAGAGCGCAGTTGAGATAAAAAATCTTGTAAGAGGACTGAGACCCTGGCCTGTAGCATATACGTATTATAAAGGCAATATGTTAAAAATATGGGCAGCAGAAGTATATTCATATGAAGGTAAAGAAAAGCCGGGCACTATAATTACTACAGGCAGTGCTTTAATAGTTAAATGTGGCAAAGATGCATTAAAAATATTAGAAATTCAATCAGAAGGTAAAAGAAGAATGACTGTGGAAGAATTTTTGAGGGGCCATACAATTGAAAAAGGTGAACAATTAGAGGGGATATAA
- a CDS encoding DUF116 domain-containing protein produces the protein MTGKKRIFLGLLSVLIILLIAGILFLLFILKSKSSVMYNLLMGSLILFFSIVTIFLIFCIIGFIYLVYSKSNNRTLNKILLTLIDASYPVLQILGGFLGIDREKFQQSFTNINNFLVNSRHEKYLPEELLILTPHCLQFNECKFKVTNDIDNCRRCGKCQVSDLIKLKDKYGVKVAVATGGTLARKVVKDIKPKAIIAIACERDLTSGILDVKKIPVYGIINTRPNGPCFNTKVNINEIEKAIINFTNGG, from the coding sequence TTGACAGGTAAAAAACGTATATTTTTAGGTCTTTTAAGTGTATTAATAATTTTATTGATTGCCGGAATTTTATTTCTATTGTTCATATTAAAAAGTAAAAGCTCTGTAATGTACAATTTATTAATGGGCTCTTTAATTTTGTTTTTTTCAATAGTGACTATTTTTTTGATTTTTTGTATTATTGGTTTTATATATTTAGTTTATAGCAAAAGTAATAACCGTACATTAAATAAGATATTGTTAACTTTAATAGATGCTTCGTATCCAGTATTACAGATATTAGGTGGATTTTTAGGCATTGATAGAGAAAAATTTCAGCAGTCTTTTACAAATATAAATAATTTTTTGGTTAATTCTAGACATGAGAAATATTTGCCTGAGGAACTTTTAATATTGACGCCACATTGTTTACAATTTAATGAATGTAAATTTAAAGTGACAAACGATATTGATAATTGCCGAAGGTGTGGAAAATGCCAAGTCAGTGATCTAATAAAATTAAAAGATAAGTATGGCGTTAAAGTTGCAGTCGCAACAGGAGGTACATTGGCAAGAAAAGTCGTGAAAGATATAAAGCCCAAAGCTATTATTGCCATTGCTTGTGAAAGAGATTTGACAAGTGGAATATTGGATGTAAAAAAAATACCCGTTTATGGTATAATAAATACAAGACCTAATGGTCCATGTTTTAATACAAAGGTAAATATAAATGAGATTGAAAAAGCGATCATAAATTTCACGAATGGAGGATAG
- a CDS encoding zinc metallopeptidase, with amino-acid sequence MFWYYDPTYILLIPAILLAMYAQFKVQSTFSKYSNVRNRYGYRAYEVARRLLNEAGLYDVSIEMIPGSLTDHYDPRSRVLRLSQTVYGSDSIAAIGVAAHETGHAIQHASGYIPLKLRNAIVPVANIGTSVSWPLLIVGFIFGSTQLIDIGIILFSAVVLFQIITLPVELNASNRAIKLLESGGLFMRDELYPARQVLNAAALTYVAAAFASIMNLVRLLILRDRRD; translated from the coding sequence ATGTTTTGGTATTATGATCCCACATATATTTTGCTTATACCTGCAATTTTGCTTGCGATGTATGCACAATTTAAAGTTCAAAGTACGTTTAGTAAATACTCAAATGTCAGAAATAGATATGGCTATAGAGCATATGAAGTTGCTAGAAGATTGCTTAATGAAGCAGGGCTTTATGATGTAAGTATTGAAATGATACCAGGAAGTTTAACTGATCATTATGATCCAAGAAGCAGGGTATTGAGGTTGTCTCAGACAGTATATGGAAGTGATTCTATAGCAGCTATAGGTGTTGCAGCACATGAAACAGGACATGCAATACAGCATGCTAGTGGATATATTCCACTCAAATTAAGAAACGCCATTGTTCCAGTCGCTAATATTGGCACCAGTGTTTCTTGGCCGCTTTTGATAGTGGGATTTATATTTGGTTCTACACAGCTAATCGATATAGGCATTATATTATTTTCAGCAGTAGTTTTATTTCAGATAATAACACTGCCTGTGGAGCTGAATGCAAGCAATAGAGCTATAAAGCTTCTTGAGTCAGGTGGACTCTTTATGAGGGATGAACTTTATCCAGCAAGGCAAGTGCTTAATGCAGCAGCATTAACTTATGTTGCTGCGGCATTTGCCTCTATTATGAATCTTGTCAGATTATTAATACTAAGGGATAGGAGAGACTAA
- the rsmB gene encoding 16S rRNA (cytosine(967)-C(5))-methyltransferase RsmB: MNQRDIAFKILYDVFAKKGYLNIVLNKYLNNDEIEDVDKSFIKEIVFGPIERKYTLDHIIDHYSTRGIKKIDDKVLIILEMGLFQLMYMDKVPDYAAINESVNLAKKYVGKYASKFVNAVLRSYLRNTKQIKFLQPDENLTEYLSFKYSFPEWIVKRLLNNYDRDATESILESLNGRPEISIRINTLKIDGKSFEKKLKYRGLNYKKGLYNDEAYYIGLKNITNDEMYNDGLIQVQDEGAMIISKVLSPEPDDMVMDVCSAPGGKTTHLSQLMNNKGKIVAFDIYEHKIDLIKRNCRRLGIDNIDALVFDSTNVNSEYIDKADKVLVDVPCSGIGIIRKKPDIKLKNYTEKDFEELNNIQYRILSSSSKYVKRGGYILYSTCTIGREENMNVVDKFLNENKEFKISDIRPFLPEKLISYVDDRGCIQLLPNINNTDGFFICKMQRNN, from the coding sequence ATGAATCAGCGAGATATTGCTTTTAAAATTTTATACGACGTATTTGCAAAAAAAGGTTATTTAAATATTGTGCTTAATAAATATTTAAATAATGATGAAATAGAAGACGTAGATAAAAGTTTTATTAAAGAGATAGTTTTTGGGCCGATAGAAAGAAAGTATACGCTAGATCATATTATCGATCATTACTCAACGAGAGGTATTAAAAAAATTGACGATAAGGTTCTTATAATACTTGAAATGGGTTTGTTTCAGCTAATGTATATGGACAAGGTTCCCGATTATGCAGCTATAAATGAATCAGTTAATCTTGCAAAAAAGTATGTAGGAAAGTATGCTTCTAAGTTTGTCAATGCAGTATTGCGAAGTTATTTACGCAATACTAAGCAGATTAAGTTTTTACAACCTGATGAAAACTTAACCGAATATTTATCTTTTAAATATTCATTTCCTGAATGGATTGTTAAAAGACTGTTAAATAATTACGATAGAGATGCTACAGAGAGTATATTAGAATCGCTTAATGGCAGACCTGAAATATCAATCAGGATTAATACTTTAAAGATTGATGGAAAAAGTTTTGAAAAAAAATTAAAGTATAGGGGACTTAACTATAAAAAAGGATTGTACAATGATGAGGCTTACTATATAGGCTTAAAAAATATTACCAATGATGAAATGTATAATGATGGATTAATACAGGTTCAAGATGAAGGAGCCATGATTATTTCAAAGGTTTTATCTCCGGAGCCTGACGACATGGTGATGGATGTTTGCAGTGCGCCTGGAGGAAAAACTACTCATCTGTCTCAATTAATGAATAACAAAGGTAAAATAGTAGCGTTTGACATATATGAACATAAAATAGACTTAATAAAAAGAAATTGCAGGAGATTAGGCATAGATAATATAGATGCACTTGTATTTGATTCAACTAATGTAAATAGTGAATATATTGATAAAGCTGATAAAGTTCTTGTTGATGTTCCATGCAGTGGAATAGGGATCATAAGAAAAAAACCGGATATAAAATTGAAAAATTATACAGAGAAAGATTTTGAAGAACTAAATAACATACAGTATCGCATACTTTCTTCCAGCTCTAAATATGTAAAAAGGGGTGGGTATATTTTATACAGCACTTGCACAATAGGCAGAGAAGAAAATATGAATGTAGTTGATAAGTTTTTAAATGAAAATAAAGAGTTTAAGATTTCTGATATAAGGCCTTTTTTGCCAGAGAAATTAATATCTTATGTAGATGATAGAGGATGTATACAACTGCTACCAAATATAAACAATACAGATGGTTTTTTTATATGCAAAATGCAGAGAAATAACTAA